A single window of Streptomyces sp. NBC_00464 DNA harbors:
- a CDS encoding DUF2637 domain-containing protein, with amino-acid sequence MNTASAPKTVHISGWDRAAVVALGGAGCALSYDALQQMAVAIHIRGFLTYLFPLVIDGFIAYGIRALLVLRNAPLRARLYVWTLFGTATAASIWANALHAVRINQDTVAGTGLRLGDAVVAVLSTIAPLALAGAVHLYILIARGPVKDTDRQNVGQRGHLGQTDRGDDIEVTRTGRAGQQRSAAGQVKSGQPVTALTDRLPLSPTDEDTATRSATGDSTPATSGQSVTDHRNWSHGAPDLPGQADKGRTVADRPDSAAPVGDGQGSPAAVIAPPVTSPPVTDRAARPTDDRRPDPDTEELLKIARSAVRAEDKLTRKVVAQAIRGQQIPLSSDTLTALMAQLREQHRQPVTSSRP; translated from the coding sequence ATGAACACCGCAAGCGCGCCGAAGACGGTGCACATATCCGGGTGGGACCGCGCGGCTGTCGTGGCCCTCGGGGGCGCGGGATGCGCGCTCTCGTACGACGCCCTGCAGCAGATGGCCGTCGCCATCCATATCCGAGGCTTCCTTACCTACCTGTTCCCCCTGGTGATCGACGGGTTCATCGCCTACGGCATCCGAGCCCTCCTGGTCCTGCGCAACGCACCCCTGCGCGCCCGGCTCTACGTCTGGACGCTCTTCGGCACGGCCACCGCCGCCAGCATCTGGGCCAACGCACTCCACGCGGTGCGCATCAACCAGGACACGGTCGCCGGCACCGGCCTCCGGCTCGGTGACGCGGTGGTCGCGGTGCTCTCCACCATCGCCCCGCTCGCACTGGCCGGAGCAGTCCACCTCTACATCCTCATTGCCCGGGGCCCGGTCAAGGACACTGACCGGCAGAACGTCGGTCAGCGCGGTCACCTCGGTCAGACCGACCGGGGTGACGACATCGAGGTCACCCGGACCGGCCGAGCCGGTCAGCAGCGGTCAGCGGCCGGTCAGGTCAAGTCCGGTCAGCCGGTCACCGCTCTGACCGACCGGCTGCCGCTGTCCCCGACCGACGAGGACACCGCCACCCGGTCAGCGACCGGAGACTCGACCCCGGCCACCAGCGGCCAGTCGGTCACCGACCACCGCAACTGGAGCCACGGTGCCCCTGACCTGCCGGGACAGGCGGACAAGGGGCGGACGGTCGCTGACCGCCCCGACAGTGCGGCCCCGGTCGGTGATGGCCAGGGCAGCCCGGCGGCGGTCATTGCCCCGCCGGTCACCTCGCCGCCGGTCACTGACCGGGCCGCTCGGCCGACTGATGACCGGCGTCCTGACCCGGACACCGAGGAGCTGCTGAAGATCGCCCGGTCGGCGGTCAGGGCCGAGGACAAACTGACCCGCAAGGTGGTCGCCCAGGCGATCCGAGGTCAGCAGATCCCGCTGTCCAGCGACACCCTGACCGCGTTGATGGCCCAGCTGCGCGAGCAGCACCGCCAGCCGGTCACCTCCTCCCGGCCCTGA
- a CDS encoding MobC family plasmid mobilization relaxosome protein, which translates to MNTNDPVATPAGQHRDPTTAPGGASYRVRRSYGPSYALAPAREGGGSPAGPRARAHGDQPGNRHQGAPVIGGEADDPADREQPSPSTPAFPDRTPRRRSRNPSERARKTTTRLSDTEKAEITDAATQRGVTVARFLATAGLSAARGRAAVHSNDQLDTAIDELAALRPALARIGNNINQIAFVLNSGGQPRAGELEHALGTLTGLLARVDDAANDLVTRRL; encoded by the coding sequence GTGAACACCAACGACCCGGTGGCCACCCCCGCTGGACAGCATCGTGACCCCACCACGGCTCCTGGCGGAGCAAGCTATCGCGTACGACGGTCCTACGGCCCGTCGTACGCACTTGCCCCCGCCCGGGAGGGCGGGGGAAGCCCGGCTGGTCCCCGAGCGAGGGCGCACGGGGACCAGCCGGGCAACCGGCACCAGGGGGCGCCGGTCATCGGGGGAGAAGCAGATGACCCTGCCGACCGCGAGCAGCCGAGCCCGAGCACGCCCGCCTTCCCCGACCGCACCCCGCGCCGCCGTAGCCGCAACCCGAGCGAGCGCGCCCGCAAGACGACCACCCGCCTCTCCGACACCGAGAAAGCCGAGATCACCGACGCCGCCACCCAGCGCGGCGTCACCGTCGCCCGTTTCCTCGCCACCGCCGGCCTGAGCGCCGCCCGCGGACGTGCCGCCGTGCACAGCAACGACCAGCTCGACACCGCCATCGACGAACTCGCCGCTCTACGGCCCGCGCTGGCCCGGATCGGCAACAACATCAACCAGATCGCCTTCGTCCTCAACAGCGGTGGCCAGCCGCGCGCCGGTGAACTCGAACACGCTCTGGGCACGCTGACCGGACTTCTCGCCCGCGTCGATGACGCGGCGAACGACCTGGTGACCCGGCGGCTGTGA
- a CDS encoding relaxase/mobilization nuclease domain-containing protein — MVPDIGRGSRTHGLLVYLYGPGRREEHTDAHLVGSWDGFAPDPGRDTGHDPDPKVTLARLTAALDLRVKQAGDRAPAKHVWHCSVRTAPGDRRLDDEEWNAVAQRIVHATGIAPAGDPDGCRWIAVRHAEDHIHIVATLIRGDLRNPRLNYDFNKAQAECRRIEQEMVLRRLNAGDGTAAKNPSSAEKFKAERTGRPETSRETLREAVRRAVAGADSKEEFFTRLREAGVRVKLRHAPSGDALGYNVALPGDRNRDGDPVWYPGSKLAPDLSLPKIRLRLTDGAAEPSAPAVAVDRTNWSPPARQRRNAVVIAERSATLLERDEDGEAAAQLVGIGELLDAVAQTSPATTRAELAAAARAFERATRSHVRAERADTRALRSAARGIVQAGGALGRGEDGGTTAMLVSTLVLVTLAAARWHSAHGHAQQAHASRQAAAHLRTAYRQAAATPMRVLHDQGRALPEAQRRAHEATLRAVLPEKVVRAGGMEARTDALVATLAQAEQAGHDSEALLRQAIDMRELESADDVSDVLVWRLRRIAQLPAHPGDVARRPQAATRQATTPSNRTSERNTTAAASLGTVQDPNRRSSRR; from the coding sequence ATGGTTCCCGACATCGGACGCGGCTCCCGCACCCACGGCCTCCTCGTCTACCTGTACGGCCCCGGACGGCGCGAGGAGCACACCGACGCGCACCTCGTCGGCTCCTGGGACGGCTTCGCCCCCGACCCCGGCCGCGACACCGGCCACGACCCCGACCCGAAGGTCACCCTCGCCCGGCTCACCGCCGCCCTGGACCTGCGGGTCAAGCAGGCCGGCGACCGCGCGCCCGCCAAGCACGTCTGGCACTGCTCAGTCCGCACCGCCCCCGGCGACCGGCGGCTGGACGACGAGGAGTGGAACGCCGTCGCCCAGCGCATCGTCCACGCCACCGGCATCGCCCCGGCCGGAGACCCCGACGGCTGCCGGTGGATCGCCGTCCGCCACGCGGAGGACCACATCCACATCGTCGCCACCCTCATACGCGGCGACCTGCGCAACCCGCGCCTGAACTACGACTTCAACAAGGCCCAGGCCGAATGCCGCCGCATCGAGCAGGAGATGGTCCTGCGGCGCCTGAACGCCGGCGACGGAACCGCAGCGAAGAATCCCAGCAGCGCCGAGAAGTTCAAGGCCGAGCGCACCGGCCGCCCGGAGACCTCACGCGAGACGCTCCGTGAGGCCGTTCGTCGAGCCGTGGCGGGAGCGGATTCGAAAGAGGAGTTCTTCACGCGGCTCCGAGAGGCGGGGGTGCGGGTGAAGTTGCGGCACGCTCCGTCCGGTGACGCGCTCGGCTACAACGTGGCCCTGCCCGGCGACCGCAACCGCGACGGAGACCCGGTCTGGTACCCCGGCTCCAAACTGGCCCCCGACCTCTCCCTTCCGAAGATCCGCCTACGCCTCACCGACGGGGCCGCCGAACCGAGCGCGCCCGCGGTCGCCGTTGACCGGACGAACTGGTCACCGCCCGCCCGTCAACGACGCAACGCAGTCGTCATCGCCGAGCGCTCGGCCACGCTCCTGGAACGCGACGAGGACGGCGAGGCCGCCGCCCAGCTCGTCGGCATCGGAGAACTCCTCGATGCGGTGGCCCAGACCTCACCGGCCACCACCCGCGCCGAGCTGGCCGCCGCAGCTCGCGCCTTCGAGCGGGCGACCCGCAGCCATGTCCGCGCCGAACGCGCCGACACCCGGGCTCTCCGCTCAGCCGCCCGGGGTATTGTCCAGGCCGGCGGGGCGCTCGGCCGAGGCGAGGACGGCGGCACCACCGCCATGCTCGTCTCCACCCTCGTCCTGGTCACCCTCGCCGCCGCCCGCTGGCACTCCGCTCACGGACACGCTCAGCAGGCCCACGCCTCCCGACAAGCCGCCGCGCACCTGCGCACCGCCTACCGGCAGGCCGCCGCCACGCCGATGCGAGTGCTGCACGACCAAGGTCGGGCCCTTCCAGAAGCCCAGCGCCGCGCGCACGAAGCCACCCTTCGCGCCGTCCTGCCGGAGAAGGTCGTACGGGCAGGGGGCATGGAAGCGAGGACCGACGCCTTGGTCGCCACCCTCGCCCAGGCCGAGCAGGCGGGCCACGACTCCGAAGCCCTCCTGCGCCAGGCCATCGACATGCGCGAACTCGAAAGCGCCGATGACGTGAGCGACGTCCTGGTCTGGCGCCTGCGGCGCATCGCCCAGCTCCCGGCACACCCGGGTGACGTTGCCCGTCGTCCGCAGGCCGCCACCCGCCAGGCCACCACGCCGAGCAACCGCACCAGTGAACGAAACACAACGGCAGCCGCATCGCTCGGGACTGTTCAAGACCCAAACCGCCGCTCGTCACGTCGCTGA
- a CDS encoding esterase, which yields MPHGVRGALVQRVSAAPDGPLDVTWRAAEAPRLLLGRILLRWEPASPTCWDVTAHLGLATTEIHLASWPSAPDGWPSLIRPTLHEVTGLCAALAFATDALNLSTRLAEV from the coding sequence ATGCCACACGGCGTGCGTGGCGCGCTGGTCCAGCGCGTCTCCGCAGCACCCGACGGACCCCTCGACGTCACCTGGCGCGCCGCCGAAGCCCCGAGACTCCTCCTCGGCCGCATCCTCCTCCGCTGGGAGCCTGCCTCCCCAACGTGCTGGGACGTCACGGCCCACCTGGGCCTGGCCACCACCGAGATACACCTCGCCTCTTGGCCCTCCGCCCCGGACGGCTGGCCAAGTCTGATTCGCCCGACCCTCCACGAGGTGACCGGCCTCTGCGCCGCCCTCGCGTTCGCGACCGACGCCCTCAACCTCTCGACCCGTCTCGCCGAGGTCTGA
- a CDS encoding DUF317 domain-containing protein has product MSTSATLLPAVVRPTADALHWLFADHGAGPVLDFLDALGWAIVDTPEANVHATSPDGCVYVGWLPEDPSAWQRNIVWHVRVQPADGDAWVQEFGLHTPSEAVAGFLAALVTHSSC; this is encoded by the coding sequence GTGAGCACCTCTGCCACCCTCCTTCCGGCCGTTGTCCGTCCCACGGCGGACGCTCTCCACTGGCTCTTCGCCGACCACGGTGCGGGGCCGGTGCTCGATTTCCTGGACGCACTCGGGTGGGCGATCGTCGACACCCCCGAGGCCAACGTCCACGCGACCAGCCCCGACGGCTGTGTCTACGTCGGCTGGCTCCCCGAAGACCCGTCGGCCTGGCAGCGCAACATCGTCTGGCACGTCCGGGTGCAACCCGCCGATGGCGACGCATGGGTCCAGGAGTTCGGTCTCCATACCCCCTCCGAGGCCGTTGCCGGATTCCTCGCCGCCCTGGTCACCCACTCCTCGTGCTGA
- a CDS encoding DUF317 domain-containing protein, which produces MYAPDDPTRYQEVLVSPMYLAGSNGTGEAGFAPVAHWPHQYLDEGPCQLLVTSPDQRIRIGWFGDDFELWKISAAEDAFSAPRWTATFNHVTPAELVAGLTATLVQDYDEAIASDTLGRFLTGPTVPWRDTVRPLTDAGWNLDGAAELGTVEIIAPDDQAGILIDRRGYGSDRRTVELWAGPPGWGTRAEATFTARTPSHLIAATAAVMAKSTPVVRERHQVDRRMQHLVSMTPVGSATPMAEAQVSRAPTPLDVRRTAVTQAVHRAARAPRTAADLRVMAAQSRSTGAAQKRTGHPAISARLPASSPAPRRGR; this is translated from the coding sequence ATGTACGCCCCTGATGACCCGACCCGGTACCAAGAGGTACTGGTCAGCCCCATGTATCTGGCTGGTTCCAACGGGACCGGCGAGGCTGGCTTCGCACCCGTCGCCCACTGGCCTCATCAGTACCTTGATGAGGGCCCCTGCCAGCTCCTCGTAACCTCTCCCGACCAACGGATTCGGATCGGCTGGTTCGGCGACGACTTCGAACTGTGGAAGATCAGCGCAGCCGAGGACGCCTTCTCAGCGCCTCGCTGGACGGCAACGTTCAACCACGTCACCCCGGCCGAATTGGTCGCTGGCCTCACCGCCACACTGGTCCAGGACTACGACGAAGCCATCGCTTCCGACACCCTCGGCCGCTTCTTGACAGGGCCAACCGTCCCCTGGAGGGACACCGTCCGGCCGCTGACCGATGCCGGCTGGAACCTTGACGGAGCTGCTGAACTCGGCACCGTCGAGATCATCGCTCCTGACGACCAAGCGGGCATCCTTATCGATCGGCGCGGCTACGGCTCCGACCGCAGGACCGTCGAGCTGTGGGCTGGTCCGCCGGGCTGGGGCACTCGTGCCGAAGCGACCTTCACGGCCCGCACCCCATCCCATTTGATCGCCGCAACCGCCGCTGTGATGGCGAAGTCGACCCCGGTGGTCCGCGAACGCCACCAAGTCGACCGGCGTATGCAGCACCTGGTCTCTATGACCCCTGTCGGTTCGGCCACGCCAATGGCCGAGGCTCAGGTCTCGCGCGCTCCGACTCCGCTGGACGTACGCCGCACCGCGGTCACCCAGGCCGTACACCGCGCCGCGCGGGCACCACGCACAGCAGCCGACCTCCGGGTGATGGCCGCCCAGAGCCGCTCCACGGGTGCGGCACAGAAACGGACGGGACACCCCGCGATCTCTGCCCGGCTGCCGGCCAGCTCGCCGGCGCCCCGGCGCGGGCGCTGA
- a CDS encoding winged helix-turn-helix transcriptional regulator: MPTPGLPPTFSIASIDAQRVEEALARIGPKWTTWTAMTLAQVNGPMRVRDAAAQLPFVSEQFVGNRLATMHADGLVIRDDGRRGAPYRLSALGTSLAPVLRTVSDWSLTHLTQEPMAEAERVEDALRRSHLRHSTAVIQALDSADGQMRFVHIAEAARLDNGLARQRLLRLQADGLVTRTGSRHEDPYVLTDAGHALGAVYASVEHWSQPFALRSGTAPAAATRTHVGIPLGAGADSARTAAALRRSAAAFNVMFSHAPQPEPRVPAAVTAQSAPGRGR, translated from the coding sequence ATGCCTACCCCCGGCCTGCCTCCCACCTTCTCCATCGCTTCCATCGATGCCCAGCGCGTCGAGGAAGCTCTCGCTCGGATCGGGCCCAAGTGGACCACCTGGACCGCGATGACCCTGGCCCAGGTGAACGGCCCTATGCGTGTCCGCGATGCTGCTGCGCAGCTCCCCTTCGTCAGCGAGCAGTTCGTCGGCAATCGGCTGGCCACGATGCACGCTGACGGACTGGTGATCCGCGATGACGGCCGGCGGGGCGCGCCGTACCGACTCAGCGCGCTCGGCACGTCTCTGGCCCCCGTCCTCCGCACGGTGTCAGACTGGTCCCTCACCCACCTGACACAGGAGCCGATGGCCGAAGCCGAGCGTGTCGAGGACGCGCTGCGCCGCTCGCATCTTCGGCACTCGACTGCCGTGATTCAGGCCCTCGACTCGGCTGACGGCCAGATGCGGTTCGTTCACATCGCCGAGGCGGCCCGCCTGGACAACGGCCTCGCACGGCAGCGACTCCTCCGGCTTCAGGCCGATGGCCTGGTCACGCGGACGGGCTCCCGACACGAAGACCCTTACGTGCTCACCGATGCTGGCCATGCGTTGGGGGCCGTCTACGCGAGTGTCGAGCACTGGAGCCAGCCCTTCGCGCTGCGAAGTGGAACAGCGCCAGCGGCAGCAACGCGCACCCACGTCGGTATTCCGCTGGGGGCGGGGGCCGACAGCGCCCGGACCGCGGCGGCCCTACGGCGGAGCGCCGCCGCGTTCAACGTCATGTTCAGCCACGCGCCTCAGCCGGAACCGCGGGTGCCGGCGGCCGTGACCGCTCAGTCGGCACCGGGCCGGGGCCGGTGA
- a CDS encoding large ATP-binding protein — MNPYDADTHPGPYLVVEVLGVGDVSVPALAHGPRQPLRQAATRVIGASAALDERHESVLDAVQRAQRLLEGIGRGEVGRAQVSYVLLRTALPELGDVLAQEDRAYSEFVESLSAYRRLLSSPEPVQRATNKSHGQGQKTRPERDDDWAVAGERGLVALEAVAAGGVRFRRNAIGEDPYISREKAQQQDPAVFPQTVQRLVADGLLHQDTTENVYRPGQLLSLTSQGEAALRDGRATTSRVSAALGRTTTQTKSGALADSAAEPVARTSLAAPRSR, encoded by the coding sequence GTGAACCCGTACGACGCAGACACACACCCTGGGCCTTATCTCGTCGTCGAAGTGCTCGGTGTCGGGGACGTCAGTGTGCCCGCCCTCGCGCATGGTCCGCGGCAGCCGCTGCGCCAGGCCGCTACGCGCGTCATCGGAGCCTCAGCGGCGTTGGACGAGCGACACGAGAGCGTGCTCGACGCGGTCCAGCGGGCTCAGCGGCTGCTCGAAGGCATTGGTCGCGGTGAAGTCGGCCGCGCCCAGGTGTCGTACGTGCTGCTGCGGACCGCCCTGCCCGAACTCGGAGACGTTCTGGCGCAGGAAGACCGGGCATACAGTGAGTTCGTCGAGTCCCTGTCCGCCTACCGGCGGCTTCTTTCCTCGCCTGAGCCTGTTCAACGCGCGACCAACAAGAGCCACGGGCAGGGCCAGAAGACGAGGCCCGAGCGGGACGACGACTGGGCCGTCGCCGGGGAGCGCGGGCTGGTAGCCCTCGAAGCCGTTGCGGCCGGAGGCGTTCGCTTTCGTCGCAACGCGATCGGCGAGGACCCGTACATCTCGCGGGAGAAGGCCCAGCAGCAGGACCCGGCGGTCTTCCCGCAGACCGTGCAGCGGCTGGTCGCCGACGGGCTACTGCATCAGGACACCACCGAGAACGTGTATCGGCCCGGCCAGCTCCTCTCGCTCACTTCGCAGGGGGAAGCCGCCCTGCGTGATGGTCGCGCGACGACGTCACGGGTGTCCGCCGCCCTCGGCCGCACCACCACGCAGACCAAGTCAGGTGCGCTCGCCGACTCGGCCGCCGAGCCCGTCGCCAGGACCTCCCTCGCGGCTCCCCGCTCACGCTGA
- a CDS encoding glycosyl hydrolase, producing MIDILDFDLANLSPVDDDSEGAMEALWSGDLTVLSQHDTKPNGSHSFILAHDRSVTWGVPGEPQLVAIAVARDLQQSTFTFETSHHATASFAQNWLAERGCPLERIALRGGDYVEPADDLTVQVEQHIQRSGARYEVVDTYTSDDNPSKAWTLVNDSQATQAPVRLFYEEWNHDAGTYTMREGAFPDVGVAQTWLDERSEPLPEPPECSDHNGAVVRARIALSRSAGTSPTPQTGLDAPRATAAVPVQCAVQGRLL from the coding sequence GTGATCGACATCCTCGACTTCGACCTCGCCAATCTCTCGCCGGTCGACGACGACTCCGAGGGGGCGATGGAGGCCCTCTGGTCTGGCGACTTGACGGTGCTGTCCCAACACGACACCAAGCCCAACGGTTCGCACAGCTTCATCCTCGCCCACGACCGATCGGTCACCTGGGGGGTACCCGGCGAGCCACAGCTCGTTGCGATCGCGGTCGCTCGGGATCTGCAGCAGTCCACGTTCACCTTCGAGACGAGTCACCACGCCACGGCGTCCTTCGCCCAGAACTGGCTGGCAGAACGCGGCTGCCCGCTCGAACGGATCGCACTGCGCGGTGGCGACTACGTCGAGCCCGCCGACGACCTCACCGTCCAGGTGGAACAGCATATCCAGAGGTCGGGCGCCCGCTACGAGGTCGTCGACACCTACACCTCCGACGACAATCCCAGCAAGGCGTGGACACTCGTCAACGACTCCCAGGCCACCCAGGCACCAGTTCGCCTCTTCTACGAGGAGTGGAACCACGATGCCGGCACGTACACGATGCGCGAGGGCGCCTTCCCCGACGTCGGCGTCGCCCAGACCTGGCTGGACGAGCGCAGCGAACCGCTGCCCGAGCCTCCGGAGTGCAGCGACCACAACGGTGCCGTCGTCAGGGCCCGCATCGCCCTCTCCCGGTCCGCCGGTACCTCTCCGACACCGCAGACCGGTCTAGACGCGCCCCGCGCGACAGCAGCGGTGCCAGTCCAGTGCGCGGTCCAGGGGAGGCTGCTGTGA
- a CDS encoding DUF4913 domain-containing protein, whose product MADTSPTSPGPEPYRVPDADLDDLASTLAKAMAKVRQHGVILDRLGSEPESVTNQPPDGTPEAEAADGKKAGGPASVFILALGGEAYAVELAALSDWVNYLFLPVYGREISTSRPWCAHWHEHPEAVARLHALWLAWQQFTDTEAGLSSPSTWHRDHLDQTLAHLRAPDGPFAACTTSATRPNHRVLATPAPEQSGTAA is encoded by the coding sequence ATGGCCGACACCAGCCCGACCTCCCCCGGCCCCGAGCCGTACCGCGTCCCCGACGCAGACCTTGACGACCTCGCCAGCACCCTCGCCAAGGCCATGGCCAAGGTCAGGCAGCACGGCGTCATCCTCGACCGCCTCGGCTCCGAGCCCGAATCCGTCACCAACCAGCCGCCGGACGGCACTCCGGAAGCCGAGGCGGCAGACGGCAAGAAGGCCGGCGGCCCCGCCTCGGTGTTCATCCTCGCCCTGGGCGGCGAGGCATACGCCGTCGAACTCGCTGCACTCAGCGACTGGGTGAACTACCTCTTTCTGCCGGTGTACGGCCGAGAGATCAGCACGAGCCGTCCCTGGTGCGCGCACTGGCACGAACACCCCGAGGCCGTCGCTCGGCTCCACGCACTCTGGCTCGCCTGGCAGCAGTTCACCGACACGGAGGCCGGCCTGTCCAGCCCGTCGACCTGGCACCGCGACCACCTGGACCAGACCCTGGCGCACCTGCGTGCACCCGACGGACCCTTCGCGGCCTGCACGACCAGCGCAACTCGCCCCAATCACCGGGTGCTGGCTACCCCGGCTCCCGAGCAGTCGGGGACGGCGGCGTGA
- a CDS encoding YcxB family protein, with the protein MAEGHSAEGVHNTQSVDDVVDEQTAVQVVYKPRSDDTLVGLRVRGRIKRTGLLLRGVFLTLWVGQWLFAVGRGRVDWVSTVLFLFVVLIVWGYPRLQAASVQRLVGWQGEYRASVSPAGVTCQTDHSTLVLKWSVFQGYRETAGHFVLLSRDPNIMYLGVLPKRGVHEAEALDRLRAILDLHTPRV; encoded by the coding sequence ATGGCCGAGGGCCACAGCGCCGAAGGCGTGCACAACACGCAATCGGTTGACGATGTCGTGGACGAGCAGACCGCGGTCCAGGTGGTGTACAAGCCTCGGTCCGACGACACACTGGTCGGCCTGCGGGTCCGCGGGCGGATCAAGCGGACCGGGTTGCTGCTGCGGGGTGTGTTTCTCACTCTGTGGGTAGGGCAGTGGTTGTTCGCCGTAGGTCGCGGCAGAGTCGACTGGGTCTCAACCGTTTTGTTCTTGTTCGTCGTTCTGATCGTGTGGGGGTACCCGCGCCTGCAGGCCGCCAGTGTGCAGCGGCTTGTCGGTTGGCAGGGCGAGTACCGCGCCAGCGTGTCCCCGGCGGGGGTCACCTGCCAGACCGACCACAGCACGCTGGTCCTGAAGTGGTCCGTCTTCCAGGGCTACCGGGAGACTGCCGGCCATTTCGTCCTGCTGAGCCGGGACCCCAACATCATGTACCTCGGTGTCCTGCCCAAGCGGGGCGTGCATGAGGCCGAGGCCCTTGACCGGCTGCGAGCCATCCTGGACCTGCACACCCCTCGCGTGTGA
- a CDS encoding YcxB family protein has protein sequence MLFAMAVWLLANGVLAAGGAFLGSLFGFMVRRGLLTARRAKMSAPLGPWTVNVDESNDVVCFTGTHVETRRGWRSLGGYVETADGFVLLTPAPYLLIAHYLPKRALGRDDTNRLRGILDRHLPRHGSRPPRH, from the coding sequence GTGCTCTTCGCAATGGCGGTGTGGTTGCTTGCCAACGGCGTCCTGGCAGCGGGAGGCGCCTTCCTCGGCAGCCTGTTCGGGTTCATGGTCAGAAGGGGGCTGCTGACCGCACGGCGTGCCAAGATGAGTGCCCCGTTGGGGCCTTGGACCGTGAACGTCGACGAGTCCAATGACGTTGTGTGCTTCACGGGTACGCACGTGGAGACGCGCCGGGGCTGGCGGAGCCTTGGCGGGTACGTGGAGACCGCCGACGGATTCGTGCTGCTGACGCCCGCGCCGTACCTGCTCATCGCGCACTATCTGCCCAAGCGCGCATTGGGCAGGGACGATACCAACCGGCTGCGTGGCATACTCGACCGCCACCTACCCCGGCACGGCAGCCGTCCGCCCCGGCACTGA
- a CDS encoding DnaB-like helicase N-terminal domain-containing protein — translation MNPLMSAEQAVLGAVLPDPEQLTHLEWLAADHFYRPVHQALFGALRKLRNDGHHALSADGPLPLSWVTDAVGEAGQHVRGLTPAYAHTLIQACPRTKHAPVYGRMVLEGSIHRTVAQHAIRLHQAARDDAVQGEVEGALRTAGVLTSVLTDLARRWGTDPRPVPPTAGPSAATDILPPAQSGQVAEDERFLLAVLSEQPGAMGEVVAWLRPGDFADVTHGQLYRCLGALHHRGEPIDRITLLWEAQRRGLLADGTVSSEQLASVCEGMVPGSADWFGQRVMRSSVTRAAASARTIRTLAQDEVLGPGRLINHTLHALGPLDEVRARWATANSSPAPKAKASAPQAAEPPPDRVKAARARSTPHPGTSPPAPASRLPTLSAARPPSRGHP, via the coding sequence GTGAATCCGCTGATGAGTGCCGAGCAGGCGGTCCTCGGTGCCGTGCTCCCTGACCCCGAGCAGCTCACGCACCTGGAGTGGCTCGCTGCGGACCACTTCTATCGGCCCGTTCACCAGGCGCTGTTCGGCGCCCTTCGCAAGTTGCGCAACGACGGGCATCACGCGCTCTCGGCCGATGGTCCGTTGCCGCTGTCGTGGGTGACCGACGCGGTCGGGGAGGCCGGACAACACGTGCGCGGGCTGACCCCGGCGTACGCCCACACCCTGATCCAGGCGTGTCCCCGAACCAAGCACGCCCCTGTGTACGGCCGCATGGTGCTGGAGGGGTCGATTCACCGCACAGTCGCCCAGCACGCGATCCGTCTCCACCAGGCGGCTCGGGACGACGCCGTCCAGGGCGAGGTCGAGGGAGCGTTGCGTACGGCGGGCGTCCTGACCAGCGTACTCACCGACCTTGCGCGACGCTGGGGAACCGACCCTCGACCGGTTCCACCCACCGCTGGACCCTCTGCCGCCACGGACATCCTGCCTCCGGCACAGAGCGGCCAGGTCGCCGAGGACGAGCGGTTCCTCCTGGCCGTCCTCTCCGAACAGCCGGGGGCCATGGGCGAGGTGGTGGCCTGGCTGCGGCCGGGAGACTTCGCCGACGTGACCCACGGGCAGCTCTACCGGTGCCTGGGCGCGCTGCACCACCGGGGTGAACCCATCGACCGGATCACCCTGCTCTGGGAGGCCCAGCGACGCGGTCTGCTGGCCGACGGCACTGTGTCGAGCGAGCAGCTGGCCTCCGTGTGCGAAGGCATGGTCCCCGGCAGCGCTGACTGGTTCGGGCAGCGGGTGATGCGTTCCTCCGTGACCCGCGCCGCCGCCTCCGCGCGAACCATCCGGACCTTGGCCCAAGACGAGGTTCTGGGGCCCGGTCGGCTGATCAACCACACCCTGCACGCGCTCGGTCCGCTCGACGAGGTACGTGCCCGCTGGGCCACCGCGAACAGCAGTCCGGCTCCCAAGGCCAAAGCATCCGCTCCACAGGCGGCCGAGCCGCCGCCCGACCGAGTGAAGGCCGCCCGCGCACGCAGCACACCCCACCCAGGCACGTCACCCCCAGCCCCGGCCAGCCGTCTCCCCACGCTGTCAGCAGCCCGACCACCCTCGCGCGGCCACCCGTGA